GTGACACTAGGTCTAGAGGATCAGTTGATTGGCTGGTTCTTGGGACTCTGCGTCTGAGCTATCGGATGGGAAAAAGAGGATGTGGAGGAGGGAACAGGAAAGCTGGGGTGGAGTAGACATAATcttcaatttctatttttatgtttttgtatcTTTTATGGATACATACTACTTATGTTTTCCTATTGGAATGGATTTGTCTTTTCTGGACCTTCCCAGCACAGGAGTGGGTGGGATAGCTTTCCCAGTTTCTCAGCTCAAGAGGTCATTCTCTACTACTACAGGAATGGACAGCTTTAAAATATACGATTCTTGGATCCTATCCTGTTTCAAGAGATTCTACTAccgatttcttcttttcttcccttcacaGCAGTGACCCATCAAAGGTACTGCCCCTGACTTCTAAGACAATGCGCCCCCCCCaaccactttttaaaagtctgcgTCTTTTCCTTATCTCTTCCGGTTTGATCTCAGACCTGTCCACAGCATTTTCCACTTAGGTTGAGACCTTCTTCAATAGGTAGATGTTTTCAGAGAGTTTCTCAGTTTTGCTAAAGCCAGAACCCATCTGAAGCGTCCATTCTTCTACCTTTGTGGCTTTCTGCACCCATTCTGCTGGTTTGTGGTGTTCCTTCACCTTCACACTTAATATAATCTGGAGTGTGAGGGTTTTCTTAGAATTTTATTAAAGGTCTGTGGGTTGTGGAATATATTATTTGTTCTCTTTATagcattttatgaaataaaaacaaaaaactgccaAGGAGGAAAAATAGTATGAGTCACATCTAGCCTTCCCCCATGCTCCTGTCAGTCAGCCCTGCCTCTTAGAAAGCCCAACCTGGACAATGACCTGGAGGCAGGATAATTCAGTCAAGAGGTGATGGAGGCCTAGGGTGAGGTGTGGAAATAAAGGAGGAGGGACTTAGGAAACAAGAATTTGAGCTAGGGTGAATTtcactttctctcctctctctccaaggatacCGAGAAGTCAGTGTCCTTGGACATGTTTCCATCTCCTGGAGGCAGTGGAGTGCACACCTCCTGGAACCATGGCCCATCCATTCACTTTCCTCGGCGCACACAGCTGGAGAGGGTCCCCGTGGTCTCTGCAGAGACACCCAGGCAGAATGCAAGTGAAATGGGGCCACGGTTCAGCATGTTGCTGCCTGAGCTTGGTCTGAACTACTGCCCTCAAGTGACTATTACTGCTTCTCCGATCATTTACTCTCAGGGAATATCTTCCTCCCAGCCAGAAATGATGATTTTCAAGGGGCCCCAGACAATGCCTTCAGGAGACCCCAGTATTCCAGGGATGGCCATGACCTTCAGTGAGAGTTTAAGGGTGGCCCCCAGCGGGTTGCCAGTCTCAGCTCCCAGTGGCATCCCAATGATGTCTCACATCAAGGTGCTAACAATGCCTTATTCTGGCCCCCAAGCAGGACCTTCTAACAGAGACTCTTTAACACCTGAAATGTTATTGGGCCCAACCGTGCCTTCTGCTGAGGCCCAGGCAGTGCTCCCTCCTGTGACTCATATGTTACCCTCTACAAATCCCCACGACTTTGGGATGCCGCCAACTGGTTCCCCATCGCTGCTGGCTTTAGAATCCCAGGACTCTGTGAGCCAGCCAGCTTCCCAGGAAGACCCCTTCCTACCTGAGCAGCCTATACCTGTTCCACGTAAAGCAGAGCAGAACTCCATGGCCCAGGAAAGGGCTCCCAGGAGGAGATCCCCGATCTCAAGGCCTTACCGCTGCCAGCATGAGAGCTGTGGAAAAGCTTATACTAAACGCTCCCACCTCGTGAGTCATGAACGCAAACACACAGGTGAATGAGGTATCAGTTGGGTGGGGTGGGACAGGGGTGGAGCCGTCTCTGGTCTTCAGATTTGTGTTGGGCCACTGCTTCGTAATGCTCTTGGATTAGCCCGTCACCTTTCAACCTTGAGATTGAGTTGTGCGGGCCCCCAGCTTGCCTTAACACAGGCCAGTTTGTGCCAAGGTGACTGGGATTGCTGATTGTGTTGCCTCCTCACCgctttcctatttttccttttgattccTTAACCTTGATTGCTCTGCCTCGTAGAGTCAGACCCGTTCCTTTCCACATGCTGACCTGTGCCTCTACTTAATTCTCTCTTGTCACCCAACTCTGCAGGCGAGAGACCCTACAAATGCATGTGGGAAGGCTGTACGTGGTCTTTCTTCCGCTCAGATGAGCTTGGACGACATATGCGTATCCACACCAGGTATCGACCATATAGATGTGATCAGTGTGGCCGAGAGTTCATGAGATCTGACCATCGCAGGCAGCATCAAAGGACTCATCTGCGGGTGCCAGGATCTCCACACCGACCAGCCAATGATGGACAGATGGCTGGTCCTCCTGTTGCTGGTCTGTAGGTCAATCTCCTCTTCCCTGAATGTGGCTTCTCCACCCAGATCCTGCCTACCTCTGAGCAGCTAGTCTCTGGCAGATATAGGCTTAGGTGAAGACAGAAAGATCATGAGGCAGTGTTGAGGCCTACATGAGCTCCGGACACAGTCAGGGAATCCTCAAAAGCTGTCTTGGACGCCCTCTCACCTCTCTGGGGCCACTTACTTCTGCAGAGTTTAGCCACGTGGGAAGATGGAGCAAAGTACAGATTGGAAGCTTTATTAAAAAGCTCTTTATCTTAGGTCACTCCCCAGCTTGAAGCCCTTCAGTGACTCCTTTGCCTGCTACATAATATCCAAGTTCCTCATTTTGGTCTCTCACAGTTTCCAGAGCCAGACAATGTTTAAATCCTGAATTGACCACTTATTAGCCGAGACCTTGGGGAAGGTTTTTGATCTCTATGCCATATTTCCTCTTCtggtaaatgagaaaaaaagtattGGACTGTCTGGGACACATCTTACATACCCAGTCTGGTTCTCTCTGGTACTCACCAGCCACGTCTCCTCGCACCACTTCCAGACTTGGGGGGAATGTCCCACCACAACCATGGGATCTGGCATTTGAGTAGCCACTGGCAGCCCAGAAGTTGGGGGGAGGTAATGCTCTTGGGATGACATTTGATTAATGGTAGATGGGAGAGAGCCAGGCAGAAAAATTCCttcttgtttcccttccctgaagTGCTACAAGGCTCTTCTCCAGACAGCAGAGCTGGTGAGGAGGCCTCCTATGGAGCTGGCAGCcactcctgccaggctgctcGGGGCTGGTCAGCAAGCAGGACCCAGACTGCTCCCACGTGGCATGATGCCCAGTTCTTCCCTACTTCCCTTTTCCCAGGCTCAGTGCCCTAGGTTTGTACCTCCCAAATCAAACATCAGTATTTAGTTCTTGTTTTAGGTTCTGTTCTCTAGGTGTCTTGGGGGTAGAGGACATTAGACTGGGGCAGAGAAGGATGAACCTCACTATAACACTGAGGGCGGGTACCTGGACTACCAAATACTAGGTATTAAAGGGCCTGTCCTGCCCTGCTCCTTCCCTAGGGTTGAGGGCGTAATGATTATATCCTGGCAACCCAGCCAGGTAGTTCAGCACCTCACTTCTGGATTTTAACCCTTATACTGACCAGCAAACTCATAGAATGGAACTTGCCCAAGCGCTCAGTTGCCAGAGCTGAGATCCCAGCCATGATCTGTCTCCTCCAAAGATGATGCTATCTACAGTGCCACACACAGTATGAGGCAAGAATCAGGCCCAGTTCCCGTGGTCAAGGGACCATCTTAGTCTAGTGGCTGACAGGCCCACCTAGGTGCAGTGGCCATGGGAGAAGGTGTACCTAAACAGGAAGGTTAGAAAGAATTTGGGGGAGGTGACCCTTGAGCCCAGTTAGCAGATGTATGTGTTACCTAGTAGTCCCTCAAATGTTGAAATAAACTGAGCAGGTGaatgaagaggaaagagaatttcaggcagagagagagagcactggCCTCGGCATCTGCTCAGAGGAGAGTCAGCCTGCAAGCCTCTATTCATGCAACGAATGTTCTTTGAGCCCACAATGCAGAGAGCACTGTGGCTGTGAGGGCCCCCTGTTGGGGGGCACAGAGACAACGGAGGGCTGTGTCAGGGAAGAAGACTTCTCCAGGAGGTGCCTAAGTGAGCCCTGAAGGGTTCCTGGGCATTAGCTGGAGCTCCCATTCGCTGGACATCTACACTTTGTCACGCCTTGTGCTGGACACTGAGGACTCAGAGCATGAGGGCTCCTTGCTTGCTGTGGAGCAGAAAGATCACAAGTGAAACTTGAGGAAACATTCCATGCTGCCGAGGAGGCCCAAGCTCGTGCTGGGTGTCTGGGCAAGTTTAGCTTGGGGGCTTGGCTGTGCTTCAGCCCTGTGCAGCGTGGCCACCTGCGTCTCTTCCCCTCGTGCCTTCCAGGTAGACTTCTGGGCATCTGGGTGCCCAGACTCTGGGAAGGGAGTGGGTGTGATAAAAAT
The sequence above is a segment of the Manis pentadactyla isolate mManPen7 chromosome 4, mManPen7.hap1, whole genome shotgun sequence genome. Coding sequences within it:
- the KLF17 gene encoding Krueppel-like factor 17 → MEQEADGLSQWQAAQHQLVEDTEKSVSLDMFPSPGGSGVHTSWNHGPSIHFPRRTQLERVPVVSAETPRQNASEMGPRFSMLLPELGLNYCPQVTITASPIIYSQGISSSQPEMMIFKGPQTMPSGDPSIPGMAMTFSESLRVAPSGLPVSAPSGIPMMSHIKVLTMPYSGPQAGPSNRDSLTPEMLLGPTVPSAEAQAVLPPVTHMLPSTNPHDFGMPPTGSPSLLALESQDSVSQPASQEDPFLPEQPIPVPRKAEQNSMAQERAPRRRSPISRPYRCQHESCGKAYTKRSHLVSHERKHTGERPYKCMWEGCTWSFFRSDELGRHMRIHTRYRPYRCDQCGREFMRSDHRRQHQRTHLRVPGSPHRPANDGQMAGPPVAGL